The Huiozyma naganishii CBS 8797 chromosome 6, complete genome genome includes a window with the following:
- the RIA1 gene encoding GTPase RIA1 (similar to Saccharomyces cerevisiae RIA1 (YNL163C); ancestral locus Anc_2.92) — protein sequence MPRVEAETFKRLQNDPSCIRNICIVAHVDHGKTSLSDSLLASNGIISTRLAGKIRFLDSRPDEQLRGITMESSAISLYFRVLHKQEGRDEPLVNEHLINLIDSPGHIDFSSEVSTASRLCDGAVVLVDVVEGVCSQTITVLRQCWVEKLKPILVLNKIDRMITELQLTPQEAYTHLNKVIEQVNSVIGSFYAGQRQLNNITWREQLEKDEEAEYIEHDDSDIYFAPNNNNVIFASAVDGWGFNIGQLAKFYEAKLGAKRENLQKVLWGDFYMDPKTKKIINSKGLKGRTLKPLFVSLILDNIWKIYQNIVIKKNLDTIEKIAKTLNVKLAPRDLRSKDDKQLLRTIMGQWLPVSTAVLLTVIEKLPSPLESQDERLDTILGQSHSDLTKDVDPVLLTAMEKCDRNGLASAYVSKIISIPRDELPLNDPHSKEVGPDQIMERSRKAREEALRAAKRTELAESMSKLDVSETDKGSKLYERAKDSHITPELGADDGPPEKLEDTFQIVTEPAPAMDLGFDYEEESDNGDGPIPDFIPSEVDPNDPLNAMFEYEDTDPFLPVAGDVNPVYETEEAEEVLFDEKDEVLIGFARVYSGSLRIGQEISVLGPKYDPSKPNEHIQTAVINSLYLFMGKELVPLDVCPAGNIVGIGGLAGKILKNGTLIEKGVNGINLATVNFHSNPIVRVAVETVNPMEMGKLVRGLKLLEQADPCVQTYINDNGEHILCTAGELHLERCLKDLQERFAGVQLSHSEPVIPYRETFLATSEMNPSKNTELGRGVVECLLGPYKMTLRTIPLAAPVTSFLDENESSIRALHMGDSDGKPKSVENTELQPLMDKESFFERLQSLINENTNEKTKAVITDCISKICAFGPRRFGCNILLSEGNIFSSILKGRAGAFEFADSIVNGFQLAVNEGPLTNEPVQGMCVVVEDVHVMSPDEISSIDDPNYQTDIPDLSGRFIATTRDQIHGSFLDWSPRLMWAMYSCDIQTSVEVLGKVYAVVQQRQGKIVSEEMKEGTPFFQIVARIPVVEAFGFSEDLRKKTSGAAQPQLIFSGYECIDLDPFWVPSTEEELEELGDTADKENIARRHMNRIRRSKGLFVEEKVIQNAEKQRTLKRN from the coding sequence ATGCCCAGAGTAGAAGCAGAGACTTTTAAAAGATTGCAAAATGACCCGTCCTGTATCAGAAATATTTGCATAGTGGCACATGTGGATCATGGGAAAACCTCCCTTTCGGACTCCCTTTTGGCATCAAACGGTATTATATCGACAAGATTGGCTGGTAAGATCAGATTTCTAGATTCAAGACCCGATGAGCAGTTAAGGGGGATTACAATGGAGTCGTCCGCAATTTCACTTTATTTCAGAGTCTTACATAAACAGGAGGGAAGGGATGAGCCATTGGTTAACGAGCATCTCATCAACTTGATTGACTCCCCTGGACACATTGATTTTTCGAGTGAGGTCAGTACAGCCTCGAGGCTGTGCGATGGTGCAGTCGTCCTTGTGGATGTGGTTGAAGGTGTCTGTTCTCAGACAATCACAGTTTTAAGACAATGCTGGGTGGAAAAGTTAAAACCTATATTAGTCCTTAACAAGATTGATAGAATGATCACTGAACTTCAATTGACTCCACAGGAGGCATATACTCATCTCAACAAGGTTATAGAACAAGTTAATTCTGTCATCGGCTCCTTCTACGCGGGTCAAAGAcaattgaacaacatcACCTGGAGGGAACAACTAGAAAAGGACGAAGAGGCCGAGTACATTGAACACGACGACTCGGATATTTACTTTGCaccaaacaacaataatGTCATTTTTGCCTCAGCTGTTGACGGGTGGGGATTTAATATTGGACAGTTAGCCAAATTCTACGAGGCCAAACTTGGAGCCAAGAGGGAAAACCTGCAGAAAGTCCTTTGGGGGGATTTCTACATGGATccaaaaaccaagaaaatCATTAACAGTAAAGGTTTGAAGGGGAGAACGTTGAAGCCTTTGTTCGTTTCCCTGATATTAGATaacatttggaaaatatacCAGAACATTGTCATTAAAAAGAATTTGGATACCATAGAGAAGATTGCCAAGACCTTAAACGTCAAACTAGCACCTCGTGATTTAAGATCAAAGGATGATAAGCAGTTATTGAGGACAATAATGGGTCAATGGTTGCCTGTAAGTACAGCTGTACTTCTTACTGTTATTGAAAAACTGCCCTCACCTTTGGAGTCTCAAGACGAGAGATTGGATACTATTTTAGGTCAAAGCCATAGTGACTTGACGAAAGACGTCGATCCCGTTTTGCTGACAGCTATGGAAAAATGTGACCGGAATGGGCTGGCAAGTGCGTACGTCTCCAAAATTATATCGATTCCAAGAGACGAGCTACCCTTGAACGACCCACATTCTAAGGAGGTTGGTCCTGACCAGATAATGGAAAGGAGTAGAAAGGCGCGTGAAGAGGCGCTGAGAGCAGCAAAGAGAACCGAACTCGCGGAGAGCATGTCTAAGTTAGACGTATCAGAAACCGATAAAGGATCGAAACTGTACGAGAGAGCTAAGGACAGCCATATCACTCCTGAACTTGGTGCGGACGATGGGCCCCCAGAAAAGCTAGAGGATACGTTCCAAATTGTTACGGAACCAGCACCCGCTATGGATCTCGGCTTTGATTACGAGGAGGAGTCCGACAATGGAGACGGGCCGATCCCAGACTTCATACCTTCTGAAGTTGATCCTAATGATCCATTAAACGCAATGTTTGAATACGAGGATACGGATCCCTTCCTTCCCGTGGCAGGTGACGTAAATCCTGTTTACGAAACGGAGGAAGCGGAAGAAGTATTGTTTGATGAAAAGGACGAGGTTCTGATCGGGTTTGCGAGAGTTTACAGTGGATCGCTTCGTATTGGTCAAGAAATATCTGTATTGGGACCTAAATATGATCCATCCAAACCGAATGAACATATTCAAACAGCTGTGATTAACAGTCTTTACTTGTTTATGGGTAAGGAATTGGTTCCCCTTGATGTATGTCCTGCTGGTAATATTGTTGGTATTGGTGGGCTGGCGGGtaaaattttgaagaacgggACTCTTATTGAAAAGGGAGTTAACGGTATCAATCTTGCCACTGTTAACTTCCATTCAAACCCTATTGTTCGTGTAGCTGTTGAAACGGTCAACCCAATGGAGATGGGTAAACTGGTCCGCGGGCTCAAACTGCTTGAGCAAGCCGATCCATGTGTGCAGACATACATCAACGACAATGGTGAGCATATTCTGTGTACTGCTGGTGAACTACATTTAGAAAGATGTTTGAAAGATTTACAGGAGAGGTTCGCTGGTGTTCAGCTATCTCATTCTGAACCTGTCATCCCATATAGAGAGACATTTTTGGCGACTTCTGAGATGAATCCATCTAAAAACACTGAACTTGGGAGAGGTGTGGTTGAGTGCTTGCTGGGTCCATATAAGATGACCTTGCGGACGATCCCACTTGCAGCGCCGGTAACAAGCTTTTTGGATGAAAACGAATCGAGCATCAGAGCTCTGCATATGGGTGATTCCGACGGTAAGCCCAAGTCAGTTGAAAATACTGAGTTACAACCCTTGATGGACAAGGAATCATTTTTTGAGAGACTACAATCTTTGATCAACGAGAACACCAATGAGAAAACCAAGGCCGTTATTACAGACTGTATCTCTAAAATATGTGCGTTTGGTCCCAGGAGGTTTGGATGCAATATTCTTCTGTCGGAAGGTAATATCTTTAGTAGTATATTAAAAGGTCGTGCTGGTGCATTTGAGTTTGCGGATTCCATTGTGAATGGGTTTCAATTGGCTGTGAACGAGGGTCCCCTTACGAACGAACCGGTTCAAGGAATGTGTGTCGTGGTGGAGGATGTGCACGTTATGTCACCGGACGAAATATCGTCCATTGACGACCCCAACTACCAAACCGATATCCCTGATCTTTCTGGTAGGTTCATCGCTACTACGAGAGACCAGATCCATGGCTCATTTTTGGATTGGTCTCCAAGGCTGATGTGGGCAATGTACTCTTGTGACATTCAAACTTCTGTTGAAGTGCTCGGGAAAGTGTACGCcgttgttcaacaaagaCAAGGTAAGATTGTGTCCGAGGAGATGAAGGAAGGTACGCcctttttccaaattgtAGCAAGAATTCCCGTTGTGGAGGCGTTTGGGTTCAGTGAGGAtctgagaaagaaaacctCCGGTGCAGCGCAACCACAGCTAATTTTCTCTGGATACGAGTGCATTGATCTGGACCCATTTTGGGTTCCATCAACGGAGGAAGAGCTTGAGGAGCTCGGAGATACAGCAGATAAAGAAAACATTGCACGCAGACACATGAACAGAATTAGAAGAAGCAAAGGTCTGTTTGTGGAGGAGAAGGTGATCCAAAACGCAGAGAAACAGCGTACTTTGAAGCGGAATTGA
- the CBK1 gene encoding serine/threonine protein kinase CBK1 (similar to Saccharomyces cerevisiae CBK1 (YNL161W); ancestral locus Anc_2.96), which translates to MQSNKQGVHQQYSSQQSGEGQYLRDSDGYQQMARPPVAGFSNMYMSQQNSNQSLHDHIQQQQYYQQQMLHQQQQQQQQQNENNGAMFHGAGFTDIPTLSHPSTPPPQNQYMKMANPQQLQQHIIDVPPPAITGLYRHNNNSNSLVQNNNSTGMKGVQQPLPQGAFSPGQYSVDSDHSQPNQNANFSNPNLAGSNGSRASSPFHQPQNMYTDVVAQQSPTRSINSFQQQQQQAQFVAEQQPVQHSPIRTKSAQPPTDANSNYMYFERRPDLLTKSTQDKAAAVKLKIENFYQQSVKYAIERNERRVELESELSSHDWSDERKSRQLTSLGKKESQFLRLRRTRLSLEDFQTIKVIGKGAFGEVRLVQKRDTGKIYAMKTLLKSEMYKKDQLAHVKAERDVLAGSDSPWVVSLYYSFQDAQYLYLIMEFLPGGDLMTMLIRWQLFTEDVTRFYMAECILAIETIHKLGFIHRDIKPDNILIDIRGHVKLSDFGLSTGFHKTHDSNYYKKLLQEEEVNGANPAQGNGNTLGLTKPGQIGDRQTMIVDSINLTMSNRRQIQTWRKSRRLMAYSTVGTPDYIAPEIFLYQGYGQECDWWSLGAIMYECLIGWPPFCSETPQETYRKIMNFEQTLQFPDDIHISYEAEDLIRRLLTHSDQRLGRHGGADEIKSHPFFRGVEWNTIRQVEAPYIPKLSSITDTRFFPTDELENVPDSPAMAQAAQQREQMMKLNGAAQNAGAPIKEDLPFIGYTYSRFDYLTRKNAL; encoded by the coding sequence ATGCAGTCGAATAAGCAGGGGGTACATCAGCAATATTCTAGCCAGCAGTCTGGGGAAGGGCAGTACTTGCGGGACAGTGACGGCTATCAACAGATGGCGAGGCCGCCTGTAGCTGGCTTCAGTAACATGTACATGAGTCAACAAAACTCGAACCAGTCACTACACGATCATATccagcaacagcaatatTACCAACAGCAAATGCTacaccaacagcaacagcaacagcaacaacagaacgAAAACAACGGGGCAATGTTTCATGGAGCTGGATTCACGGATATTCCCACGTTAAGCCATCCTTCTACTCCTCCACCTCAGAACCAATATATGAAGATGGCTAATCCtcaacagttgcaacagcatATAATAGACGTCCCACCGCCAGCTATCACGGGACTTTATAGACACAATAACAACTCCAATAGTTTGGTTCAAAACAATAACAGCACGGGAATGAAAGGTGTTCAGCAACCATTACCACAGGGCGCATTTTCCCCAGGACAGTACTCGGTTGATTCAGATCATTCACAACCGAATCAGAATGccaacttttcaaatccAAATTTGGCAGGGAGTAATGGCAGTAGAGCATCCAGTCCGTTCCACCAGCCACAGAATATGTACACGGATGTTGTTGCGCAGCAGAGTCCGACGAGAAGTATAAACAGCttccaacaacagcagcaacaggcGCAATTTGTTGCCGAACAACAGCCAGTGCAACATTCCCCGATTCGAACGAAGTCCGCACAACCGCCCACGGATGCGAACTCAAACTATATGTATTTTGAACGGAGACCTGACTTATTGACGAAATCTACACAGGATAAAGCGGCCGCTGTGAAACTTAAGATCGAAAATTTTTACCAGCAGTCGGTGAAGTACGCCATTGAAAGGAATGAAAGACGTGTGGAGTTGGAATCCGAGTTATCGTCGCACGATTGGTCTGATGAAAGGAAGTCGAGGCAGTTGACGTCGCTTGGGAAGAAAGAATCTCAATTCTTGAGGCTGAGAAGAACGAGGCTGTCCTTAGAGGACTTCCAAACGATAAAAGTTATTGGGAAGGGTGCCTTCGGAGAAGTCCGTTTGGTACAGAAGAGAGACACGGGTAAAATATACGCAATGAagactttgttgaagtcGGAGATGTACAAGAAGGACCAGCTTGCGCACGTGAAGGCTGAGAGGGATGTGTTGGCCGGGAGTGACTCGCCGTGGGTCGTCTCTCTGTATTATTCGTTCCAGGATGCACAGTACTTATACCTGATCATGGAATTCTTGCCCGGTGGTGATCTGATGACAATGTTGATCAGATGGCAGTTGTTTACGGAGGATGTGACGAGGTTTTACATGGCAGAGTGTATTTTGGCGATAGAGACGATCCATAAACTTGGGTTTATTCACAGAGACATCAAGCCAGACAACATATTGATCGACATCAGGGGCCACGTCAAATTATCTGATTTCGGTCTATCCACTGGGTTCCACAAGACACACGATTCGAACTACTACAAGAAACTTCtacaagaggaggaggtcAATGGGGCCAACCCAGCACAGGGCAACGGTAACACACTGGGGCTCACGAAACCAGGCCAGATCGGGGACCGCCAGACGATGATTGTGGACTCGATCAACTTGACGATGTCTAACAGGCGGCAGATCCAAACGTGGAGGAAATCGCGCCGTCTGATGGCGTATTCGACTGTTGGGACACCGGACTACATTGCCCCTGAGATATTCCTGTACCAAGGGTACGGGCAGGAGTGCGATTGGTGGTCCCTGGGTGCCATCATGTACGAGTGTTTGATAGGGTGGCCTCCCTTCTGTTCAGAGACTCCACAGGAGACGTATCGCAAGATTATGAATTTCGAGCAGACGTTACAGTTCCCCGACGACATCCATATATCGTACGAGGCGGAGGATCTAATCAGGAGGTTACTGACGCACTCAGACCAACGTCTTGGCCGGCACGGCGGTGCAGACGAGATCAAGAGCCACCCTTTCTTCCGCGGTGTTGAGTGGAACACGATCAGACAAGTTGAGGCGCCGTACATACCGAAACTGAGCTCCATCACAGACACGCGGTTCTTCCCTACGGATGAGCTAGAGAACGTCCCTGATTCCCCCGCCATGGCGCAAGCTGCACAACAGAGGGAGCAGATGATGAAGTTGAACGGAGCCGCTCAAAACGCGGGCGCACCCATCAAGGAGGATCTGCCCTTTATCGGGTACACGTACTCCAGATTTGACTATCTGACAAGAAAGAACGCATTGTGA
- the KNAG0F01420 gene encoding uncharacterized protein (similar to Saccharomyces cerevisiae YNL162W-A; ancestral locus Anc_2.93): MEKDEHGKEESVVLEGEGIVEELTICPDCKTQLQKCLIQQNYAMVICPNEECAYPFNQGKNIDNMVYVKESEVLDVAKKRLSND, encoded by the coding sequence ATGGAGAAAGATGAACATGggaaagaggaaagtgtGGTGCTTGAAGGGGAGGGTattgttgaagaattgaCAATCTGTCCTGACTGTAAGACTCAGTTGCAGAAGTGCTTGATACAACAGAACTATGCCATGGTGATATGCCCGAATGAGGAGTGTGCTTATCCATTTAATCAGGGGAAGAATATAGACAACATGGTGTACGTTAAGGAATCTGAGGTCCTGGATGTGGCCAAAAAGAGATTATCCAACGACTGA
- the RPL42A gene encoding 60S ribosomal protein eL42 (similar to Saccharomyces cerevisiae RPL42B (YHR141C) and RPL42A (YNL162W); ancestral locus Anc_2.95): MVNVPKTRKTYCKGKTCRKHTQHKVTQYKAGKASLFAQGKRRYDRKQSGFGGQTKPVFHKKAKTTKKVVLRLECVACKTRAQLTLKRCKHFELGGEKKQKGAALQF; the protein is encoded by the exons ATGG TTAACGTTCCAAAGACTAGAAAGACCTACTGTAAGGGTAAGACCTGCCGTAAGCACACCCAACACAAGGTTACCCAATACAAGGCTGGTAAGGCTTCCCTGTTCGCTCAAGGTAAGAGACGTTACGACCGGAAGCAATCCGGTTTCGGTGGTCAAACCAAGCCTGTTTTCCACAAGAAAGCCAAGACCACCAAGAAGGTTGTCTTGAGATTGGAATGTGTCGCTTGTAAGACCAGAGCCCAattgactttgaagagatgtAAGCATTTCGAATTGGGTGGtgaaaagaagcaaaaggGTGCTGCTTTACAATTCTGA